In one Sphingomonas sp. S1-29 genomic region, the following are encoded:
- the efp gene encoding elongation factor P, producing the protein MKISGVDIRPGNIIEYETGIWRAVKIQHTQPGKGGAYMQVELKNLIDGRKNNVRFRSAESVERVRLDTKDFQYLFAEGDTLTFMDKDNYEQITLDKGVLGDAADFLQDGMDVVMECYDERPISVQLPDTIEALIVEADAVVKGQTASSSYKPAILENGVRVMVPPHIGAGTKIVVDVYERTYVKRAD; encoded by the coding sequence ATGAAGATCAGCGGCGTGGACATTCGTCCCGGCAACATCATCGAATATGAAACCGGCATCTGGCGCGCGGTGAAGATTCAGCACACCCAGCCCGGCAAGGGCGGCGCCTATATGCAGGTCGAGCTGAAGAACCTGATCGACGGCCGCAAGAACAATGTCCGCTTCCGTTCGGCAGAGTCGGTCGAGCGCGTTCGTCTCGACACCAAGGATTTCCAGTATCTGTTCGCCGAGGGCGACACGCTGACGTTCATGGACAAGGACAATTACGAACAGATCACGCTCGACAAGGGCGTGCTGGGCGACGCTGCCGACTTCCTGCAGGACGGGATGGACGTGGTCATGGAATGCTATGACGAGCGTCCGATCAGCGTCCAACTGCCCGACACGATCGAAGCGCTGATCGTCGAGGCCGATGCGGTGGTGAAGGGCCAGACGGCATCGTCGTCGTACAAGCCCGCGATCCTCGAGAACGGCGTTCGCGTCATGGTGCCGCCGCATATCGGCGCAGGCACCAAGATCGTCGTCGACGTGTACGAGCGTACCTATGTGAAGCGCGCGGATTGA
- a CDS encoding L,D-transpeptidase family protein: protein MRSRTILGLSGLASAMALTATLATPQAATAQAAPAVASASAVDPTILHVQVILDKLGFGPGVLDGKGGQSLVAALRGFQTSRGLPVTGKADIATLKVLGRYRNWRPTKTIALTPAMLAGPFMANLPEDYGDQAKLPGIPYRSPLEKLAEMFHTTPETLVALNSRETPLKVGQQVVFPNALPTSRDYDVDDADWRRTLAYLNVDARQPVGERVVVDESEGVLKVYDARDRLVGQFSATMGSSQFPLPIGTWTIKGVARNPDWSFDPKLIAGTAPDAEKAIVPPGPNNPVGIVWIDLSKEHYGIHGTPEPAKIGRTESNGCIRLTNWDAARVSMMVKPGTKAVFQR from the coding sequence ATGCGTAGTCGCACGATATTGGGCTTGAGCGGTCTGGCGAGCGCTATGGCGCTAACTGCAACGCTGGCGACCCCGCAAGCCGCAACCGCGCAAGCGGCGCCCGCCGTCGCAAGTGCCAGCGCGGTCGATCCTACCATCCTGCACGTCCAGGTGATTCTCGATAAGCTGGGCTTCGGTCCCGGCGTGCTCGACGGCAAAGGTGGCCAATCGCTGGTGGCGGCGCTGCGCGGGTTCCAGACCAGCCGCGGGCTGCCGGTGACGGGCAAGGCGGATATCGCCACGCTCAAGGTGCTGGGGCGCTATCGCAACTGGCGCCCGACCAAGACGATCGCGCTGACGCCGGCGATGCTGGCAGGCCCATTCATGGCGAACCTGCCCGAGGACTATGGCGACCAGGCCAAGCTGCCGGGCATTCCGTATCGCTCGCCGCTCGAAAAGCTGGCCGAGATGTTCCACACGACGCCCGAGACGCTCGTCGCGCTCAACAGCCGCGAGACGCCGCTGAAGGTGGGGCAGCAAGTGGTGTTCCCCAACGCGCTGCCGACTTCGCGCGACTATGACGTCGACGATGCCGATTGGCGGCGGACGCTCGCCTATCTCAACGTCGACGCGCGCCAGCCGGTCGGCGAGCGCGTGGTGGTCGACGAATCCGAAGGCGTGCTGAAGGTGTATGATGCGCGCGACCGGCTGGTGGGGCAGTTCAGCGCCACCATGGGGTCGAGCCAGTTCCCGCTGCCGATCGGGACGTGGACGATCAAGGGCGTCGCGCGCAATCCCGACTGGTCGTTCGATCCCAAGCTGATCGCGGGTACCGCGCCCGATGCCGAGAAGGCGATCGTGCCGCCGGGGCCCAACAACCCCGTGGGGATCGTGTGGATCGACCTGTCGAAGGAGCATTATGGCATCCACGGCACCCCCGAGCCCGCCAAGATCGGCCGTACCGAGAGCAATGGCTGTATCCGCCTGACCAACTGGGATGCGGCGCGCGTCTCGATGATGGTGAAGCCCGGCACCAAAGCGGTGTTCCAGCGGTGA
- the gap gene encoding type I glyceraldehyde-3-phosphate dehydrogenase, whose product MTKVAINGFGRIGRLVARAILERPDCGLELVTINDLADAKSNAWLFSRDSVHGRYPGEVSADGNDLVVDGKRIRVTAERDPANLPHAEQGIELVLECTGFFADKESCQKHIDAGAKKVLISAPGKNVDLTVVYGVNHEKLTADHVIVSNASCTTNCLAPVAKVLNDSIGIERGLMTTVHAYTNDQKILDQIHPDLRRARAAAMSMIPTTTGAARAVAEVLPELKGKLDGSAIRVPVPDGSLIDLTFTPSRDTTKEEVNALLKAAAEGPMKGVLEYSDEPLVSIDIVHTPFSSTIDSLETSVIDGKLVRVVSWYDNEWGFSNRMVDTASAMAKLG is encoded by the coding sequence ATGACGAAGGTAGCGATCAACGGCTTCGGACGAATCGGCCGCCTGGTGGCGCGCGCCATCCTCGAGCGCCCCGATTGCGGGCTCGAACTGGTGACGATCAACGACCTGGCCGACGCGAAATCGAACGCGTGGCTGTTCAGCCGCGATTCGGTGCATGGCCGCTATCCGGGCGAGGTTTCGGCCGACGGCAACGACCTGGTGGTCGACGGCAAGCGCATCCGCGTCACCGCCGAGCGCGATCCGGCCAACCTGCCGCACGCCGAACAGGGCATCGAGCTGGTGCTCGAATGCACCGGCTTCTTCGCCGACAAGGAATCGTGCCAGAAGCACATCGATGCCGGCGCCAAGAAGGTGCTGATCTCGGCACCCGGCAAGAATGTCGACCTGACGGTGGTGTATGGCGTCAACCATGAGAAGCTGACCGCCGATCATGTGATCGTGTCGAACGCCAGCTGCACCACCAACTGCCTGGCGCCTGTCGCCAAGGTGCTGAACGATTCGATCGGCATCGAGCGCGGGCTGATGACCACGGTGCACGCCTACACCAACGACCAGAAGATCCTCGACCAGATCCACCCCGATCTTCGCCGCGCGCGTGCGGCGGCGATGTCGATGATCCCGACGACGACGGGCGCCGCGCGCGCGGTGGCCGAAGTGCTGCCCGAACTGAAGGGGAAGCTCGACGGTTCGGCGATCCGCGTGCCCGTGCCCGATGGCAGCCTGATCGACCTGACGTTCACGCCATCGCGCGACACGACCAAGGAAGAGGTCAACGCGCTACTGAAGGCCGCCGCCGAGGGACCCATGAAGGGCGTGCTCGAATATAGCGACGAGCCGCTGGTTTCGATCGACATCGTCCACACGCCGTTCTCGTCGACGATCGACAGCCTCGAGACGTCTGTGATCGACGGCAAGCTGGTGCGCGTCGTCAGCTGGTACGACAATGAATGGGGCTTCTCGAACCGCATGGTCGATACCGCCAGCGCGATGGCGAAGCTGGGCTGA
- a CDS encoding inositol monophosphatase family protein: protein MAALSGLLSVMERAARKAAPRLRRDFNEVQHLQVSKKGPADFVSMADQRAERTLYDELLKARPDWGFLLEEGGDIKGDPDKPRWIVDPLDGTTNFLHGMPHFAISIAVEDPRGPQGRPEITHALVYQPLTDESFWAEKGRGAWLQDARLRVSARRDMSEALIATGIPFMGHGNFAEWSRIFGAIAPEVAGIRRLGAASLDLAWVAAGRYDGFWESGLEPWDCAAGMLLIKEAGGFVTDFRGGDSPMERKQLLAANDGMHSKLHKLLAGALRNA from the coding sequence ATGGCAGCCCTATCCGGCCTTCTCAGCGTTATGGAACGCGCCGCGCGCAAGGCGGCGCCGCGGCTTCGTCGCGACTTCAACGAGGTCCAGCATCTGCAGGTCTCGAAGAAGGGCCCCGCCGATTTCGTGTCGATGGCCGACCAGCGCGCCGAGCGCACCTTGTACGACGAACTCCTCAAGGCGCGCCCCGATTGGGGGTTCCTGCTCGAGGAAGGAGGCGACATCAAGGGCGACCCCGACAAGCCGCGCTGGATCGTCGATCCGCTCGACGGCACCACCAACTTCCTCCACGGCATGCCGCATTTCGCGATCTCGATCGCGGTCGAAGATCCGCGCGGGCCGCAGGGGCGCCCCGAGATCACGCATGCGCTGGTCTATCAGCCGCTGACCGACGAGAGTTTCTGGGCCGAAAAGGGCCGCGGGGCGTGGTTGCAGGATGCGCGGCTTCGCGTATCGGCGCGGCGCGATATGTCCGAGGCGCTGATCGCCACCGGCATCCCGTTCATGGGGCATGGCAATTTCGCCGAGTGGAGCCGGATCTTCGGTGCGATCGCCCCCGAAGTCGCAGGCATTCGCCGGTTGGGCGCCGCCTCGCTCGACCTAGCCTGGGTTGCTGCGGGCCGCTATGACGGCTTCTGGGAAAGCGGGCTCGAGCCTTGGGACTGTGCAGCGGGGATGCTGCTGATCAAGGAGGCCGGCGGCTTCGTCACCGATTTCCGCGGTGGCGATTCGCCGATGGAGCGCAAGCAGTTGCTCGCCGCCAATGACGGGATGCATTCAAAGCTGCACAAGCTGCTGGCGGGCGCGCTGCGCAACGCGTGA
- a CDS encoding fructose bisphosphate aldolase: protein MNTAEMTAKIAEGNGFIAALDQSGGSTPKALAAYGVADGAWEGDEEMFALIHQMRSRIITSPAFSGDKVIGAILFERTMDGMVEGKPAPQALIERGVVPFLKIDKGLEDEANGVQLLKPMPGLNALLARARDLGVFGTKERSVVHLANAAGIDAVVAQQIAVAQQVIAAGLMPILEPEVNIKSAEREAADVLLRDSLVKALDAMPGDDKVMLKLSIPAKPCTFDALVEHPRVLRVVALSGGFERPQACTELAKNREMIASFSRALLADLRHGMSDAEFDAALGGAIDEIHAASTQKVAA from the coding sequence ATGAATACCGCCGAGATGACCGCAAAGATCGCCGAGGGGAATGGTTTCATCGCCGCGCTCGACCAGTCGGGCGGTTCGACCCCCAAGGCGCTGGCCGCCTATGGCGTCGCGGACGGTGCCTGGGAGGGCGACGAGGAGATGTTCGCGCTGATCCACCAGATGCGCAGCCGGATCATCACCTCGCCCGCGTTCAGCGGGGACAAGGTGATCGGCGCGATCCTGTTCGAGCGGACGATGGACGGCATGGTCGAGGGCAAACCCGCCCCGCAGGCGCTGATCGAGCGCGGCGTGGTGCCGTTCCTCAAGATCGACAAGGGGCTCGAGGACGAGGCGAACGGGGTGCAGTTGCTCAAGCCTATGCCCGGGCTCAATGCGCTGCTGGCGCGCGCCCGCGACCTGGGGGTGTTCGGTACCAAGGAGCGGTCGGTGGTTCACCTCGCCAATGCAGCCGGGATCGACGCGGTGGTGGCGCAGCAGATCGCGGTGGCGCAGCAGGTGATCGCCGCCGGCCTGATGCCGATCCTCGAGCCCGAGGTGAACATCAAGAGCGCCGAGCGCGAGGCAGCAGACGTGCTGCTGCGCGATTCGCTGGTGAAGGCGCTCGATGCGATGCCGGGCGACGACAAGGTGATGCTGAAGCTGTCGATCCCCGCCAAGCCGTGCACCTTCGACGCGCTGGTCGAGCATCCGCGCGTGCTTCGTGTCGTGGCGCTGTCGGGCGGGTTCGAGCGGCCGCAGGCGTGCACCGAACTGGCGAAGAATCGCGAGATGATCGCCAGCTTCAGCCGCGCGTTGCTGGCCGATCTGCGCCACGGCATGAGCGACGCCGAGTTCGATGCGGCGCTGGGCGGTGCGATCGACGAGATCCACGCGGCGTCGACGCAGAAGGTCGCGGCCTGA
- a CDS encoding MOSC domain-containing protein gives MTGRLLGIARHGRPRGPIETLEKVAVSVEGGLAGDFRGMVKPGGRGRRQVSLMEARHWAAAMDELGHNLPWWNRRCNLLVDGIALPRVPGSRLRIGDVVIEIIQECDPCSRMEQLLPGLEAALTPDWRGGALGRVIAGGEIAVGDEIELDAVRPE, from the coding sequence TTGACCGGTCGGCTGTTGGGGATTGCCCGCCATGGCCGGCCGCGCGGGCCGATCGAGACGCTCGAGAAGGTCGCGGTGTCGGTCGAGGGCGGGCTTGCGGGCGATTTTCGCGGCATGGTGAAGCCCGGCGGACGCGGACGGCGGCAGGTGTCGCTGATGGAAGCGCGGCACTGGGCGGCGGCGATGGACGAGCTGGGGCACAACCTGCCGTGGTGGAATCGCCGCTGCAACCTGTTGGTCGACGGAATCGCGCTGCCGCGCGTGCCGGGTAGCCGGCTTCGGATCGGCGACGTGGTGATCGAGATCATTCAGGAATGCGATCCGTGCAGCCGGATGGAACAGCTGCTGCCGGGGCTCGAGGCGGCGCTGACCCCCGATTGGCGCGGTGGCGCGTTGGGGCGGGTAATTGCCGGCGGCGAGATTGCGGTGGGCGACGAAATCGAATTGGACGCCGTTCGTCCTGAGTAG
- a CDS encoding M23 family metallopeptidase yields MNRLGWGILLLIVGGIALFGSMLSFGSNGSVREPLVSLRRERPAVPAVPVDPLADTGTRISWNGPLLTVPVAGVPRAAIASSWGDPRGDGTRAHRGHDIMAPRGTPVLAAADGVIEKLFESGGGGGTTLYVRSLDSRWSYYYAHLAGYAPGIREGFAVRAGEVLGYVGDTGNAGPGNYHLHFAMNLMQPGDDWHEGRAVDPTPLLAGTAAAR; encoded by the coding sequence ATGAATCGGCTGGGTTGGGGGATCCTGTTGCTGATCGTGGGCGGCATCGCGCTGTTCGGATCGATGCTGTCGTTCGGTTCGAACGGCAGCGTGCGCGAGCCGTTGGTGTCGCTTCGCCGCGAGCGACCCGCGGTTCCCGCCGTACCCGTCGATCCGCTTGCCGATACCGGCACGCGGATCAGCTGGAACGGGCCATTGCTGACGGTGCCGGTGGCCGGGGTGCCGCGTGCCGCGATCGCGTCGAGCTGGGGCGATCCGCGCGGCGATGGCACGCGCGCGCATCGCGGACACGACATCATGGCGCCGCGCGGTACCCCGGTGCTGGCGGCGGCCGATGGCGTGATCGAGAAATTGTTCGAAAGCGGCGGTGGCGGTGGGACGACTTTGTACGTCCGCTCGCTCGATAGCCGCTGGTCCTATTATTACGCGCATCTGGCGGGCTATGCGCCGGGGATACGCGAGGGGTTCGCCGTTCGGGCAGGCGAGGTGCTGGGCTATGTCGGCGATACCGGCAACGCCGGCCCGGGCAACTATCACCTGCACTTTGCGATGAACCTGATGCAGCCCGGTGACGACTGGCACGAGGGCCGCGCGGTCGATCCGACGCCGCTGCTTGCCGGGACAGCCGCCGCTCGCTAA
- a CDS encoding NADH-quinone oxidoreductase subunit A yields the protein MVDLSQYLPILLFLGVALILSSAFVFLPMVASRFTGSHKPTPEKLTEYECGFPAFEDSRSQFDVRFYLIAILFIIFDLEAAFLYPWAVTVFDLGWVAWTSMMIFIAELALGLIYAWKKGALDWE from the coding sequence TTGGTCGACCTGTCGCAATATCTGCCGATCCTGCTGTTTCTGGGCGTCGCCCTGATCCTGTCGTCGGCGTTCGTGTTCCTGCCGATGGTGGCCTCGCGCTTCACCGGTTCGCACAAGCCGACGCCCGAGAAGCTCACCGAATATGAATGCGGCTTTCCCGCGTTCGAGGATTCGCGCAGCCAGTTCGACGTGCGCTTTTATCTGATCGCCATCCTCTTCATCATCTTCGATCTCGAGGCGGCGTTCCTATATCCATGGGCAGTGACGGTGTTCGATCTGGGCTGGGTGGCCTGGACGTCGATGATGATCTTCATCGCCGAACTCGCGCTTGGCCTGATTTACGCCTGGAAAAAGGGAGCTCTCGATTGGGAGTAG
- a CDS encoding DUF1440 domain-containing protein, with the protein MQNGSDIAVTPSIEDVAKGALAGLAAGLVASFAMNQFQAVTSKLMGSGDDAGSDEEPATVKAAERLSALATGEELADEAKAGAGNAVHYALGGALGLAYGIAAEFRPAVTKGFGSGFGMSTFALLDEIAVPASGLGAGLSETPASTHLYSAASHVVFGSVTEAVRLGVRRLLRAR; encoded by the coding sequence ATGCAGAACGGTTCGGATATCGCGGTCACCCCTTCGATCGAGGATGTCGCCAAAGGAGCGTTGGCGGGGTTGGCGGCAGGGCTGGTGGCGTCGTTTGCGATGAACCAGTTTCAGGCGGTGACGTCGAAGCTGATGGGCAGCGGCGACGATGCCGGTTCGGACGAGGAGCCCGCGACGGTGAAGGCAGCCGAGCGGCTGTCTGCGCTGGCGACCGGCGAGGAGCTGGCCGACGAAGCCAAGGCCGGGGCGGGCAATGCAGTGCATTACGCGCTGGGTGGCGCGCTGGGTCTGGCCTATGGCATCGCCGCCGAGTTCCGCCCTGCGGTGACCAAGGGCTTCGGCAGCGGCTTCGGTATGTCGACCTTCGCGCTGCTCGACGAGATCGCGGTGCCGGCGAGCGGGCTCGGGGCGGGCCTCAGCGAAACCCCGGCGTCGACGCATCTCTATTCGGCGGCATCGCATGTGGTGTTCGGCAGCGTCACCGAAGCCGTGCGGCTGGGCGTGCGCCGGCTGCTACGCGCCCGATAG
- a CDS encoding phosphoglycerate kinase: MARKFKTLDDMGDVTGKRVLVREDLNVPMAEGKVSDDTRLRAAVHTVSELSDKGAIVLVLAHFGRPKVPSPEHSTALLTKPFEAVLGREVRYIDWENAAEAVAMLAPGDIALLENTRFFGGEEKNDPAVVDRFAALGDLYVNDAFSAAHRAHASTAGLAHKLPSFAGRQMEAELDALDKALGNPEHPVAAVVGGAKVSTKLDVLTHLVGRVDHLIIGGGMANTFLAARGVNVGKSLAEHELTATAEAIFEQAERANCTIHLPYDVVVAKEFAPHPASLRTCNVHEVAADEMILDIGPAATEALGDVLKNCRTLVWNGPLGAFETPPFDTATMALARTAAALTTDGSLVSVAGGGDTVAALNQAGVAGEMSFVSTAGGAFLEWMEGKDLPGVAALARD; encoded by the coding sequence ATGGCACGCAAATTCAAGACGCTCGACGACATGGGCGACGTCACCGGCAAGCGCGTGCTGGTGCGCGAAGACCTCAACGTGCCGATGGCCGAGGGCAAGGTCAGCGACGACACGCGGTTGCGCGCGGCGGTGCACACCGTCAGCGAGCTTTCGGACAAGGGCGCGATCGTGCTGGTGCTCGCGCATTTCGGCCGGCCCAAGGTGCCGAGCCCCGAGCATTCGACTGCGCTGCTGACCAAACCGTTCGAGGCGGTGCTGGGGCGCGAGGTGCGCTATATCGATTGGGAGAACGCCGCCGAAGCGGTGGCGATGCTGGCGCCGGGCGACATCGCCTTGCTCGAGAACACGCGCTTCTTTGGTGGCGAAGAGAAGAACGACCCCGCCGTGGTCGATCGCTTCGCGGCGCTGGGCGACCTGTATGTCAACGACGCCTTTTCGGCGGCGCACCGCGCGCACGCATCGACCGCGGGGCTGGCGCACAAGCTGCCATCCTTCGCTGGGCGCCAGATGGAGGCCGAACTCGACGCGCTCGACAAGGCGCTGGGCAATCCCGAGCATCCAGTCGCCGCGGTAGTCGGCGGGGCCAAGGTTTCGACCAAGCTCGACGTGCTGACGCATCTGGTGGGCCGCGTCGATCACCTGATCATCGGTGGCGGGATGGCGAACACCTTTCTGGCGGCGCGCGGCGTGAATGTCGGCAAGAGCCTTGCCGAGCATGAGCTGACCGCGACCGCCGAGGCGATCTTCGAGCAGGCAGAGCGGGCGAACTGCACGATCCATCTGCCCTATGACGTGGTGGTGGCGAAGGAATTCGCGCCGCATCCGGCATCGCTGCGGACCTGCAACGTGCATGAAGTGGCGGCCGACGAGATGATCCTCGATATCGGGCCGGCGGCGACCGAAGCGCTGGGCGATGTGCTCAAGAATTGCCGTACCCTGGTGTGGAACGGGCCGCTGGGCGCGTTCGAGACGCCGCCCTTCGATACCGCGACGATGGCGCTGGCACGCACCGCTGCGGCGCTGACGACCGATGGGTCCTTGGTGTCGGTGGCGGGGGGCGGCGATACCGTCGCGGCGCTCAACCAGGCGGGGGTTGCGGGCGAGATGAGCTTCGTTTCGACCGCGGGCGGCGCGTTCCTCGAATGGATGGAGGGCAAGGATTTGCCCGGGGTCGCGGCACTGGCGCGCGACTGA
- the thiE gene encoding thiamine phosphate synthase, with protein sequence MDDIEDPLGPLDPSFAVQFQRDDRRPKCQLYLISPLDVGGDFPDRLRRALGAGPAAAFQFRVKDVDQHKAAMLAEPLQRICAEHDVAFLVNDSISLAKRLGADGVHLGQDDGDPREARAVLGPAAQIGVTCHDSRHLAMEAGEAGADYVAFGAFYPTTTKEVRHHPHPVILSWWATVFEMPCVAIGGITPVNAPPLIEAGADFLAVSGAVWGHDEEVAMRRFGQLLA encoded by the coding sequence ATGGATGATATCGAAGACCCGCTAGGCCCGCTCGACCCTTCGTTCGCGGTGCAGTTCCAGCGCGACGACCGGCGCCCCAAATGCCAGCTATATCTGATCTCGCCGCTCGACGTGGGCGGCGACTTTCCCGATCGGCTGCGGCGCGCGCTTGGCGCCGGGCCGGCCGCGGCGTTCCAGTTCCGGGTGAAGGACGTCGACCAGCACAAGGCGGCGATGCTCGCCGAACCGCTCCAGCGGATCTGCGCCGAGCATGACGTGGCGTTCCTGGTCAACGACAGCATCAGCCTTGCCAAGCGGCTGGGTGCCGATGGCGTCCATCTGGGGCAGGACGATGGCGACCCGCGCGAGGCGCGTGCGGTGCTGGGGCCAGCAGCGCAGATCGGCGTGACCTGCCACGACAGCCGGCATCTGGCGATGGAAGCCGGCGAGGCGGGGGCTGACTATGTCGCGTTCGGGGCCTTCTATCCGACGACCACCAAGGAAGTGCGGCATCATCCGCATCCGGTGATCCTGTCGTGGTGGGCGACGGTATTCGAAATGCCCTGCGTCGCGATTGGCGGGATCACCCCGGTCAATGCGCCGCCGTTGATCGAGGCGGGCGCCGATTTCCTCGCGGTATCGGGCGCGGTGTGGGGACATGACGAGGAAGTCGCGATGCGGCGCTTCGGGCAGCTGCTGGCTTGA
- a CDS encoding cell division protein ZapA, whose product MAEVTLTIAGRDHKVACRDGEEAQLRALAGKLEAHGAAALRASGGLSGERTMLFIALMLADQLAEQEVAPPSGIPPMLLDRIADRLEAVASALEDDGATH is encoded by the coding sequence ATGGCAGAGGTCACGCTCACGATCGCCGGCCGCGACCACAAGGTCGCCTGCCGCGACGGCGAGGAAGCCCAGCTGCGCGCGCTGGCGGGTAAGCTCGAGGCGCACGGCGCTGCCGCATTGCGGGCCTCGGGCGGCCTGAGCGGCGAACGCACGATGCTGTTCATCGCGCTGATGCTCGCCGACCAGCTTGCCGAACAGGAAGTCGCGCCGCCGAGCGGCATTCCGCCGATGCTGCTCGATCGGATCGCCGACCGTCTCGAAGCCGTCGCATCGGCCCTTGAGGATGACGGCGCAACGCACTAG
- the tkt gene encoding transketolase gives MHPTDSDCANAIRALAMDAVEAANSGHPGMPMGMADVATVLWQRYLKHDPADPHWPDRDRFILSAGHGSMLMYSLLHLSGYARPTLDDLKNFRQSDSPCAGHPENFMLEGVEATTGPLGQGFAMAVGFAIAERQLNATFDDALVDHKTWVIAGDGCLMEGINHEAVGLAGHLKLGRLNVLWDDNRITIDGAVSLSSSEDIPARYRASGWHVAECDGHDFDDIARAIDEALASDLPSLIRCRTIIGKGAPTKAGTSGSHGSPLGAKEIEGARAALGWAHEAFVVPDDIRETWLAAGKRSADDHAAWKQRLASHSDRAEFERRMEGTLPEGFSLDDYIAGLLADPKKVATRKASEMALEALTAALPETIGGSADLTGSNNTRTKATGPLNAENYGGRYVSYGIREFGMAAAMNGMALHGGVIPYGGTFLVFADYCRPAIRLSALQNTRVVYVMTHDSIGLGEDGPTHQPVEHLTSLRLIPGLDVYRPCDTIETAECWQLSVERSDGPSLLALSRQNLPQLRTDAAENRSARGAYRLQAAEAPRRVVLIATGSEVEIAVAVRAALEAEGIGADVVSMPCWSRFDAQPADYRNDVLPHAKPEELLRVSIEAGTTLGWERYTMVDGLRFGIDRFGASGPAPELYAKFGLTPENITQAVKARLQATEN, from the coding sequence ATGCACCCAACCGACAGCGATTGCGCCAACGCCATCCGCGCGCTTGCCATGGACGCGGTGGAGGCCGCCAATTCGGGGCATCCCGGCATGCCGATGGGCATGGCCGATGTCGCGACGGTGTTGTGGCAGCGCTATCTGAAGCACGATCCCGCCGATCCGCACTGGCCCGACCGCGACCGCTTCATTCTGTCGGCGGGACACGGATCGATGCTGATGTACAGCCTGCTCCACCTGAGCGGCTATGCGCGCCCGACGCTCGATGATCTCAAGAATTTTCGCCAGTCGGATTCGCCCTGCGCGGGGCACCCCGAGAATTTCATGCTCGAAGGCGTCGAGGCGACGACCGGGCCGCTGGGGCAGGGCTTCGCGATGGCGGTCGGCTTCGCGATCGCCGAGCGCCAGCTCAACGCGACCTTCGACGACGCGCTGGTCGACCACAAGACCTGGGTGATCGCGGGCGACGGCTGCCTGATGGAAGGCATCAACCACGAAGCCGTCGGGCTTGCCGGGCATCTGAAGCTGGGCCGGCTCAACGTGCTGTGGGACGACAACCGGATCACGATCGACGGCGCGGTATCGCTGTCGTCGAGCGAGGACATCCCCGCGCGCTATCGCGCAAGCGGCTGGCATGTCGCCGAATGCGACGGCCATGATTTCGACGACATCGCACGCGCGATCGACGAGGCGCTGGCGAGCGACCTGCCGTCGCTGATCCGTTGCCGCACGATCATCGGCAAGGGCGCGCCGACCAAGGCGGGTACCTCGGGCAGCCATGGTTCGCCGCTGGGTGCCAAGGAAATCGAGGGCGCGCGCGCGGCGTTGGGCTGGGCGCACGAGGCGTTCGTGGTGCCCGACGATATCCGCGAGACCTGGCTGGCTGCGGGCAAGCGTTCGGCAGACGATCATGCCGCGTGGAAGCAACGGCTCGCAAGCCATTCGGATCGCGCCGAATTCGAGCGCCGGATGGAGGGCACGCTGCCCGAGGGCTTCTCGCTCGACGACTATATCGCGGGGCTGCTCGCCGACCCCAAGAAGGTCGCGACTCGCAAGGCGTCGGAAATGGCGCTCGAGGCGCTGACCGCGGCGCTGCCTGAGACGATCGGCGGATCGGCCGATCTCACCGGATCGAACAACACCCGCACCAAGGCGACCGGACCGCTCAACGCCGAGAATTATGGCGGTCGCTACGTCTCGTACGGCATCCGAGAGTTCGGCATGGCGGCGGCGATGAACGGCATGGCGCTGCACGGCGGGGTTATCCCCTATGGCGGCACCTTCCTGGTTTTCGCCGATTATTGCCGCCCCGCGATCCGCCTGTCGGCGCTGCAGAATACGCGCGTCGTGTACGTCATGACGCATGATTCGATCGGCCTGGGCGAAGACGGGCCGACGCACCAGCCGGTCGAACATTTGACCAGCCTACGGCTGATCCCCGGGCTCGACGTGTATCGGCCGTGCGATACGATCGAGACCGCCGAATGCTGGCAGCTGTCGGTCGAGCGCAGCGACGGGCCGTCGCTGCTGGCGCTGAGCCGCCAGAACCTACCGCAATTGCGCACCGATGCCGCCGAGAATCGCTCGGCGCGCGGCGCGTATCGCCTGCAGGCCGCCGAGGCGCCGCGCCGGGTGGTGCTGATCGCCACCGGTTCGGAGGTGGAAATCGCGGTTGCGGTGCGCGCGGCGCTTGAAGCCGAGGGGATCGGCGCCGATGTGGTGTCGATGCCGTGCTGGTCGCGCTTCGACGCGCAGCCCGCCGACTATCGCAACGACGTGCTGCCGCACGCCAAGCCCGAGGAACTGCTTCGCGTATCGATCGAGGCGGGCACGACCTTGGGGTGGGAGCGCTACACGATGGTCGACGGGCTTCGGTTCGGCATCGATCGTTTCGGCGCCTCGGGTCCCGCGCCCGAGCTGTACGCAAAGTTCGGCCTTACGCCCGAGAACATCACGCAAGCCGTCAAGGCGCGGCTGCAAGCCACGGAGAATTAA